The following coding sequences lie in one Girardinichthys multiradiatus isolate DD_20200921_A chromosome 13, DD_fGirMul_XY1, whole genome shotgun sequence genomic window:
- the cdca7b gene encoding cell division cycle-associated 7-like protein, whose translation MTLTSNATSFKSRYITAELAHLFSQSDNEEEFEGFSEDDAEKDRGCFQKQQKTKVVDSEEDSDKDTGFYSDGEEPPEPKRRSLLVALRFPGKKGPASKQESNKKKVSKPVRKAHLSLRGKGRQKAKQDQKEDDKEEEEEEEAGVKDKKEILSQSLMKRDRNIQENKAMLTKLFADLSSLADLTPPTTPQKKKKVPQKVTPQKRKFRVEVGSERRNPSRKARPPENFAVEEKYEPATLSSPRTVDIRRLVEVDDEHVDGRKKKRRSHSSRRSQYIVKSVDEITEEDLENIAYRSKDKIWDKENGSSCHQCRQKTLDTKTVCRSGYCVGVKGQFCGPCLKNRYGEDVRSVLLDPTWSCPICRGMCNCSLCRKKEGRCATGILVGLARFNGHDNVHEYLESIQKELQ comes from the exons ATGACACTCACCTCAAAT GCTACCAGTTTCAAATCCAGGTATATAACTGCTGAGCTGGCTCATCTGTTCAGCCAGTCAGACAACGAGGAGGAGTTTGAAGGCTTCAGTGAGGATGATGCAGAAAAGGACAGAGGATGTTTCCAAAAGCAGCAAAAGACCAAG GTTGTTGACTCGGAGGAGGACAGCGACAAAGACACAGGTTTCTACTCGGATGGTGAGGAGCCACCTGAGCCAAAGAGGAGGAGTCTGTTAGTCGCACTTAG GTTTCCAGGCAAAAAAGGGCCTGCCTCCAAACAAGAATCGAATAAGAAAAAGGTCAGTAAGCCAGTCAGAAAGGCTCATCTGTCTCTGAGAGGCAAAGGAAGGCAGAAGGCGAAACAGGATCAGAAAGAGGACGacaaggaggaggaagaagaggaggaggcggGAGTGAAAGACAAAAAGGAGATCCTCTCCCAAAGTCTAATGAAACGAGATCGCAACATACAGGAAAACAAAGCCATG CTCACTAAGCTGTTTGCTGATCTGAGCTCCCTGGCTGACCTGACTCCACCAACCACACCTCAG aagaagaagaaggtacCGCAGAAAGTAACGCCGCAGAAGCGTAAGTTTAGAGTTGAAGTAGGGTCCGAGAGGAGGAACCCGTCCCGTAAGGCTCGTCCTCCGGAGAACTTTGCAGTGGAGGAAAAGTACGAGCCAGCTACCCTCTCAAGTCCCAGGACTGTGGACATCAGGAGACTGGTGGAG GTGGATGACGAACATGTCGAtgggagaaagaaaaagagaagaagCCACAGCTCCAGGAGGAGTCAGTACATAGTGAAATCCGTCGACGAGATCACGGAGGAGGACCTGGAAAACATAGCGTACCGCAGCAAGGACAAGATCTGGGACAAAGAGAAC GGCAGCTCGTGTCACCAGTGCAGACAGAAGACTCTGGACACCAAGACAGTGTGCCGGAGCGGTTACTGCGTGGGGGTCAAAGGTCAGTTCTGTGGACCGTGCCTGAAGAATCGCTATGGAGAGGACGTGCGCAGTGTGCTGCTCGACCCG ACGTGGTCATGTCCCATCTGCCGGGGAATGTGTAACTGCAGTCTGTGTCGTAAGAAGGAGGGCCGCTGTGCCACGGGGATCCTGGTGGGCCTGGCGCGCTTCAATGGCCACGACAACGTCCACGAGTATTTGGAGAG
- the LOC124879586 gene encoding ladderlectin-like, with protein sequence MILLLFLFGLSLAAVAPSDGQEMKLLRNGCPLFWYGFNGRCYKYVATLMTWGEAEQHCLSQGANLVSIHSLQEENFVKTLIRNFDPAQGVNWIGLTDAQKEGAYFWSDGSKLTFSFWNAGEPNNFGGSESCVHTNRDSAKKWNDTLCTIKQAFVCKARLACY encoded by the coding sequence ATGATCTTGTTGCTCTTCTTGTTTGGCCTTTCTCTGGCCGCTGTGGCTCCTTCAGACGGACAGGAGATGAAGCTACTGCGTAACGGCTGCCCCTTGTTCTGGTACGGCTTCAACGGCCGCTGCTACAAGTACGTCGCCACATTGATGACGTGGGGTGAAGCAGAGCAGCACTGCCTGTCCCAAGGAGCCAACCTGGTGTCAATCCACAGTCTGCAAGAAGAGAACTTTGTCAAAACGTTGATCAGAAACTTTGATCCTGCTCAGGGAGTCAACTGGATCGGACTTACTGACGCTCAGAAGGAGGGAGCATATTTCTGGTCTGATGGATCTAAATTGACCTTTAGTTTTTGGAATGCAGGAGAGCCAAACAACTTCGGAGGATCCGAATCGTGTGTGCACACTAATCGGGATTCAGCCAAGAAATGGAACGATACATTATGCACAATTAAACAAGCATTTGTTTGTAAAGCTCGCCTAGCTTGTTATTAG
- the LOC124879728 gene encoding ladderlectin-like, giving the protein MILLLFLFGLSLAAVAPSDGQEMKLLRNGCPLFWYGFNGRCYKYVATLMTWGEAEQHCLSQEANLVSIHSLQEENFVKTLIGNFDPAQGVNWIGLTDAQKEGAYFWSDGSKLTFSFWNAGEPNNSGGPESCVHTNWGSARKWNDKMCTDKYASVCKARLACY; this is encoded by the coding sequence ATGATCTTATTGCTCTTCTTGTTTGGCCTTTCTTTGGCCGCTGTGGCTCCTTCAGACGGACAGGAGATGAAGCTACTGCGTAACGGCTGCCCCTTGTTCTGGTACGGCTTCAACGGCCGCTGCTACAAGTACGTCGCCACATTGATGACGTGGGGTGAAGCAGAGCAGCACTGCCTGTCCCAAGAAGCCAACCTGGTGTCAATCCACAGTCTGCAAGAAGAGAACTTTGTCAAAACGTTGATCGGAAACTTTGATCCTGCTCAGGGAGTCAACTGGATCGGACTTACTGACGCTCAGAAGGAGGGAGCATATTTCTGGTCTGATGGATCTAAATTGACCTTTAGTTTTTGGAATGCAGGAGAGCCAAACAACTCCGGAGGACCCGAATCGTGTGTGCACACTAATTGGGGTTCAGCCAGGAAATGGAACGATAAAATGTGCACAGATAAATACGCCTCTGTTTGTAAAGCTCGCCTAGCTTGTTATTAG
- the LOC124879718 gene encoding galactose-specific lectin nattectin-like translates to MKWFFFLFGLSLAAEPPSGGQELKLLRGGCPLFWFHFEGRCYKYFGSRVTWGEAELQCVSEGANLVSIHSIEEHDFVNLLIKNFDPTRTLTWIGLTDIHKEGGWIWSDGSKYKFSHWDHEQPDNKGGKEHCGHTNYGQRFYWNDCMCSDTFSFVCATRRDCP, encoded by the coding sequence ATGAAGtggttcttcttcttgtttggTCTGTCTCTCGCTGCTGAGCCTCCTTCAGGCGGACAGGAACTGAAGTTGCTGCGTGGTGGCTGTCCCTTGTTCTGGTTCCATTTCGAGGGCCGCTGCTACAAGTATTTTGGTTCAAGAGTGACCTGGGGAGAAGCAGAGCTCCAATGTGTGTCAGAAGGAGCCAACCTGGTTTCCATCCATAGTATTGAGGAACACGATTTTGTCAATTTGCTGATCAAGAACTTTGATCCCACTCGGACACTGACCTGGATTGGACTCACTGATATACATAAGGAAGGAGGGTGGATATGGTCCGATGGGTCTAAATACAAGTTTTCCCACTGGGATCACGAACAGCCTGACAATAAAGGTGGAAAAGAACACTGTGGACACACCAACTATGGACAACGTTTTTACTGGAATGATTGCATGTGCTcagatacattttcttttgtctgtGCAACACGTAGAGATTGTCCCtag